ACCCCGGGAAAGCGGTGTTCAATTGACCATCCGCCCGCACCAGCAGGGACAATCCCGGACCGGTTCCCGCCAGCCAGTTCACCAGGCGATCCACCAGGCCCAGGCTTACCACGACGAAACCGGCGAAAAACATCATGTAAAACCACATGTGCCCACGGCGCACGTGGCCGACTTCGTGACCCACCACGGAAAGGATTTCTTCTTCGCTGAGCAGGTGTGACAAAGCCGGAGTAATCAACAGGTAACGCAATCCCGGAACAAACCCCACCACCCCGGCCGTCATTAATCCACGGTGCATCGCGTTCCAGGAAAGGATGCGGCGGAAGCGGACCCCCAATTTTCGGGTAAAGGACTGCAGCCGGTTTTCCATTGCCCGGTCCTCCAGGGATTCGCAATCCCACAAGCGGGTCATGAGAACCGGGACAAAAACGGCCAGCAATAAAACAAACAGGCCGAAAAAAATCACCTTAAATGCAGCTGAGTCCATGGAAGCCGCCGGCAACGGCGACAGGGTCCACAGATCCACCGCCAGCGAAAGCAGCAGCCAGGGAATAACGATTACCAGGTTAAAGCGTACCTGGGAAATAACGTGGGCTCTGGCTGTCGGAGCGGTGCTCATCATGCCGTTAAAAGCCCGCCATGACCAGAACCAGACCGCCACCAAAAAGAACAGAAACAAAGCCAGTCCCAGGGCATGGGTCAGAAGCACCGAGTCGCCAATCAAAGGCAATTGCCGTATCAGGGGCTTCACCGAGAATCCGGTTACCGCCAAGACGAAAACCCCGACGGCCAGGATGGATTGAACGCCAACGGCCTGCTGAAAAGTCCGTCTTAGATTCCGCAGGTCGCCCCCCTGATCCCGGAATCGTTTCTCTAATTGGAAAAAGCGCAAACGGTTCCATTGCCAGAATCCCGCCATCAACAAAAGGGTGATCGCCAGGGCGCCGGCCCGATCCAACGGAGGAACCGGACCTTCGGGCGCCGAAGCAAACACGGTGGCTGCAACGATAAACAGAAAAAAGTTGGTGTATATCATGGCGGGTGCGACTCCGGGCAACCATTGTAACAGAATGGGAGCCGGGTGTCATGCGCCTGTTCAATGCCCCTTTACTCCAAGCGGGCAATGCGCTAGAATGGGTATTCCGCCACGTCCCGGCTTCTCTTAAAGGAAACAATATGGCAACCGAAAAAGTCTGCAACAGTATCGTGGAAACGGTGGGGCATACGCCCATGATCCGGCTGAACCACGTCACCGCCAACCTGGGTCACGAAGTGTATGCAAAGTTGGAATTCCTCAATCCCATGGGCAGCGTCAAGGACCGAATCGCCCGCTGGATGATTGAAAAAGCCGAGAAAGACGGACGACTTCAACCCGGACAAATGATTATCGAGAATTCTTCGGGAAACACGGCACTCGGCCTGGCCATGATGGCCATCCAGAAGGGATACCGCCTCAAGGTGGTTGTGCGGGACCGCATCAGCCGCGAAAAAATCAACCAACTCAACGCCCTGGGCGTAGAGGTTTATTTGGTGGATGCCACCCTGCCACCCGAATCCCCGGACAGTTACAACAACATCACCCCGCGACTGGCAGCCGCCACTCCGGGTTGTTATTTTCCGGATCAGCACAACAACCGCGAAAACAACGAAGCCCATTACCAGACAACAGGCCCGGAAATTTGGGAACAGATGGAAGGGCGTATCGACCTTTTCGTGGCTGGAATAGGCACCGGCGGCACCATCGGCGGAGTGGCCCGGTTTCTGAAGGAGAAGGATCCCGCCATTCGCGTGGTGGCCGTGGACCCAGAGGGATCTGTATTCTATGACTGGTTCCACCATCGACGCATGGTCACCCCCGGCCCTTACCTGATCGAGGGGTTGGGTGATGAATTCCTGATCGGTTGCGCGGATTTCACCCATATCGACGATATTATTCGTGTAAACGACCGGGACGCGTTCCACGCCACCCGTGAACTGGCAAAACGGGAAGCGGTGCTGGCCGGGGGATCCAGTGGTGCCGCCTTGTGGGCGATCAGACAGATCGCCTCCAACCTCGACATCGCACGACCCGCCCGCATCGTCACCATTTTCGCTGATGGCAGTTCCCGCTACTTGAGCACTATTTTCAACGATAAATGGATGCAGGCTCAAGGCTTGATGTAAACCCGGATCGGCTCAGGCGCGGTTGATCCAGTTAATCAGTTCCCTCGTGGCTATGTCCACCGTTGATTCCCGGCCGCTCATATTTTTTTGGACATCAACCGCGATTCCCTTGCCCAGCTCAACTCCCCACTGATCAAAAGAAAACACATCCCACAAAACGCCTTGAACAAAAACTTTGTGTTCATAAATGGCGATCAGCCGTCCCAGGTTGAAGGGCGACAACCGGTCCAGCATCAAGGTCGAAGAGGGCCGGTTTCCGGGAAAAACCCGCCAGGGGATTTGCGTGGGAGGGATCCCGGCCGCCTCGGCTTCCTCCGCGGTGCGCCCGAAGGCGAGCGCGGCTGACTGGGCCAGCAGGTTAGCCAACAACAATTGGTGATTTTCAAGAAAGCGCTCATCCCGGGGATGGGCGAAACCGATAAAATCACAGGGAGTAAAAAAAGTTCCCTGATGCAGATGTTGAAAAAAAGCGTGCTGGGCATTGGTACCCACATCCCCCCAGATCACGGGAGCGGAATCCCGTATCAACACCCGGCCCCGGCGATCTACGGACTTGCCGTTGGATTCCATTTCCAATTGCTGCAAAAAGAGGGGGAACCAGCGCAATGCCTGGCTATAGGGAAGCACCGCGTGCGAACGGGCCCCCAGCACATTTCCATTCCATACACCCAACAGGGCCATAATGACGGGAATGTTGCGGCGCAAAGGAGCGGTTTCAAAATGGAGGTCCACGGCATGCATGCCGGCTTGAAACTCGGCAAAGCCTTGGGGGCCCAGCGCAACCATCAAGGGGAAACCCACTGCCGAAGAAAGTGAAAAACGTCCGCCCACCCAATCCCAAAAAGGCAGGATGCGTTCAGCGGGCACGCCCCATTCTTGGGCGCGCCCGGGTTGGGCGGTAACCGCCACTAACTGGGCGCCGAGTTGCTTCCGCCCCAGTGACTTCTTTAGCCAGGCCCGCACCACGGCGGCATTGGCCATGGTTTCCCGGGTAGTGAAACTCTTGGACACCACACACACCAGGGTGGCATCCGCATCCAGGCGTTCCAGCACCGGAGCCAGTTCATCCATATCCAGATTTGCCACAAAGTGGATGTCCGGACTTAGAGAAGCGGAACCCAGGGCATGCACGGCCATGCGCGGCCCCAGGTCCGAGCCGCCGATTCCCAGGTTGATCAGGTGCCGCAAAGGCCGGTTGCGCACACCCGTCAACTTTCCGGAACGCAAGGCGGTTGCCAGAGTCTCCATGCGCTCCACAACCCGGTTGACCTCCCGGTCACGAAGTTTCGGGGGCAAGCGCAGATCCACGTGGCGCACGGCGCGATTCTCCGTAACGTTAATGGGTTTGCCGCTGAGCATGCGTTTTC
This Candidatus Aminicenantes bacterium DNA region includes the following protein-coding sequences:
- a CDS encoding glucose-6-phosphate isomerase is translated as MASQRADAWESLHSHGRTLAGVHLRKMFQQNPHRCNELRLELEGLLLDFSRQRLVNETLDLLVNLAHACGVEPERKRMLSGKPINVTENRAVRHVDLRLPPKLRDREVNRVVERMETLATALRSGKLTGVRNRPLRHLINLGIGGSDLGPRMAVHALGSASLSPDIHFVANLDMDELAPVLERLDADATLVCVVSKSFTTRETMANAAVVRAWLKKSLGRKQLGAQLVAVTAQPGRAQEWGVPAERILPFWDWVGGRFSLSSAVGFPLMVALGPQGFAEFQAGMHAVDLHFETAPLRRNIPVIMALLGVWNGNVLGARSHAVLPYSQALRWFPLFLQQLEMESNGKSVDRRGRVLIRDSAPVIWGDVGTNAQHAFFQHLHQGTFFTPCDFIGFAHPRDERFLENHQLLLANLLAQSAALAFGRTAEEAEAAGIPPTQIPWRVFPGNRPSSTLMLDRLSPFNLGRLIAIYEHKVFVQGVLWDVFSFDQWGVELGKGIAVDVQKNMSGRESTVDIATRELINWINRA
- a CDS encoding cysteine synthase family protein; the protein is MATEKVCNSIVETVGHTPMIRLNHVTANLGHEVYAKLEFLNPMGSVKDRIARWMIEKAEKDGRLQPGQMIIENSSGNTALGLAMMAIQKGYRLKVVVRDRISREKINQLNALGVEVYLVDATLPPESPDSYNNITPRLAAATPGCYFPDQHNNRENNEAHYQTTGPEIWEQMEGRIDLFVAGIGTGGTIGGVARFLKEKDPAIRVVAVDPEGSVFYDWFHHRRMVTPGPYLIEGLGDEFLIGCADFTHIDDIIRVNDRDAFHATRELAKREAVLAGGSSGAALWAIRQIASNLDIARPARIVTIFADGSSRYLSTIFNDKWMQAQGLM